The nucleotide window ACGAATATAGCTATAGGAATTGTCCCGCTCACCCTCTTCAACGTTGCGGGTCGGGTTGGCCGCGAATACGTAGTCGGCCTTGCCGAACTTTTGCGGCAGCAGGGTGGCCAGGTCGATGGCGCGATTGAGGCCCTGGCAATTGAGTTGCCCGAGGCCGCCGGCAGGCTTTTCGGCGTGGCGCAGGAACACCAGGGTCTGGATGCCATCGACCGGCTGGGCGCGACTGACGCTGGATTCCAGTGATAGCACCAGGCCGCAGACCACGAGCGATGTCGGCAATACCAGCCATGAACGGCGTTTGAGGTGTCTGGTGAACTTCAGGGGATTGATCATCGGAATATATTCTTCGGCTGTCTCAAGTCAGGCATTGAGTCAGGCTGACAAACCCTGGCACCACGAAGTCCTGGCTTCGGATGTTTTCCTTGTCATTACGCCGCTTCGATTCCTTGGGGCATTGCTCTGAGTCTCCTGAAGCCCTTTGGTTCGATCCTGCCACGGCTCTCTTCCGTGAGATGGGGTAAACATTAGCGACAGGATGTTGCGAAATTAATAACGGCCGGAGTGATTCGCGTGACGTGTTGAGTTTAGCGAATGGCCTTATTTCCACCCCTGGCGTGTTTCTTCAGCCCGTCCGGCAAACGTGAGCGTCAGCAGGGGGCATTTCCTGATGCCATCCATCCAGTCCTGAATTATGCTCCAGCATTTCCCTCTTGCCATGGAGCTCCCCATGCCCAACCTGACCCCATTCCCCATCACCCAGAAATGGCCCGCCCAATACCCCGAGTGGCTCCAGCTCTACTCTCTGCCAACCCCAACGGCGTGAAGGTCTCGATCATGCTGGAGGAAATCGGCCTGCCCTACGAGCCCCACAAGGTGGATTTCGCTAGCAACGATCAGCTTTCCCCTGAATTCCTCTCCCTCAACCCGAACAACAAGATCCCGGCGATTCTCGATCCCCATGGGCCGGGGGACCAGCCGTTGGCGTTGTTCGAGTCCGGGGCGATTCTGATCTACCTGGCGGACAAGAGTGGCCAGTTGCTGGCCCAGGAATCGGCGGCGCGCTACGAGACGATTCAGTGGCTGATGTTCCAGATGGGCGGTATCGGGCCGATGTTCGGGCAGTTGGGTTTCTTCAATAAGTTCGCCGGCAAGGACTATGAGGACAAGCGACCTCGTGACCGTTATGTCGAGGAGAGCAAGCGTTTGCTCAAGGTACTCGATGGTCGCCTGGAAGGACGCGACTGGATCATGGGCGAGCGCTACACCATTGCCGACATCGCCACGTTCCCCTGGGTGCGCAACTTGATCGGGTTCTATGAAGCCGGCGATCTGGTGGGAATCCAGAACTTCCCCAACGTCACGCGGGTGCTGGAACGCTTTCTGGCGCGGCCGGCAGTGGTTCGCGGCTTGAAGATTCCGGAATGAGCACAGCGACGACACGCCGATTCGATTTCAAGCAACTGGACGTGTTCAGCGATGTGCCGCTCAAGGGCAATCCGCTGGCGGTGGTGCTGGGGGCCGATGGGCTCAGCGATGAGCAGATGATCGCTTTTGCCAACTGGACCAACCTCAGCGAAACCACTTTCCTGTTGGCGCCGCAACATCCGGAGGCGGATTACCGGGTTCGTATTTTCAGCACCTCGACCGAATTGCCGTTTGCCGGGCATCCGACCCTGGGCAGCTGTCATGCCTGGTTGGAGGCCGGTGGCATGCCCAAAGGTCGGGAGATCGTGCAGGAATGCGGCGTCGGCCTGGTCAGGATTCGTCGCAATGAACACGGGTTGGCGTTCCTGGCTCCGCCGTTGCTCAAGTCCGGTCCGCTGGACGTTGATCTGTTGGAGCGGGTACGCAGTGGACTGAGGCTGCCCGCCGAGGCGATTGTCGACGCGCAATGGGTTGATAACGGCGCCGGTTGGCTGGCGTTGATGCTCAAGGATCGTCAGCAAGTGCTGGCGCTCAAGCCTGACTATCACCAGCTTCTGGATCTGGCGGTGGGGGTCATTGCACCTTGGAATCCGGACGTGGACGGTGATGAGGCGCAATTTGAAGTGCGGGGCTTCATCGCTGGTGATGGCATGCCCGAGGATCCGGCCACCGGCAGCCTGAATGCCGGGCTTGCCCAGTGGATGCTGGGCAAGGGGCTGGCGCCGTCGTCTTATGTGGTCAGTCAGGGCTTGACCATGGGACGTGCCGGACGGATTCATGTCGAGCGGATCGCGGAAGATGTCTGGATCGGTGGTGCGGTGGTGACCTGCATCAATGGTTCGTTGAGCTTGTGAGCGGATTATTGCCCTGCCGGTAACACTCTGTTTTCCAGGTGGCGTTTGTGCCCTGTCCAACCAGGGCATAAGCTTTGTCCCCCCTGTGATTGACCCCCATTTGCCCAGGAGTCCCATGTCCAGCCAGTTCCCCGAAGCACGTCCGCGCCGCCTGCGTCGCAATGCCAGTTTGCGCGGTCTTTTCCAGGAAACCGAGTTCACCTTGAACGACCTGGTCCTGCCGATTTTCGTCGAAGAAGAAATCGATGACTTCGTGCCGATCAAGAGCATGCCGGGCGTGGTGCGCATTCCTGAGTCGAAACTGGCCGGCGAGATCGAGCGATATGCCCGTGCGGGTATCAAGGCAGTGATGACCTTTGGTGTGTCCCATCATCTGGACAGCGACGGCAGCGACACCTGGAACGAGCGTGGCCTGGTGTCGCGCATGGCCGCGATCTGCAAGGACGCGGTACCGGAAATGATCGTGATGTCCGATACGTGTTTCTGTGAATACACCGATCACGGTCATTGCGGCGTGCTTCATGGGCATGAAGTGGACAACGACCGGACTTTGTTCAACCTGGGTCGACAAGCCGTGGCCGCGGCCCGCGCCGGTGCCGATGTCATCGCTCCGTCCGCGGCGATGGATGGACAAGTCCAGGCGATTCGCAAGGCCCTGGATGGAGCCGGTTTCAGCCAGACGGCAATCATGGCCTACTCCACCAAATTCGCCTCGGCGCTCTATGGGCCGTTCCGTGAGGCTGGTGGCAGTGCTTTGAAGGGTGACCGCAAGAGCTACCAGATGAACCCGATGAACCGTCGCGAAGCGTTGCGCGAATCCCTGCTCGATGAACAGGAAGGCGCCGATGCGCTGATGGTCAAGCCGGCCGGGGCCTACCTCGATATCATCCGTGATATCCGCCAGGCGTCGAACCTGCCGTTGTCGGCGTATCAGGTCAGTGGCGAATACGCGATGATCAAGTTCGCCGCCCAGGCCGGCGCCATCGACGAAGCCCGAGTGGTGCGTGAAAGCCTTGGCGCGATCAAGCGGGCGGGGGCGGATCTGATCTTCACCTACTTTGCGATGGACCTGGCATCGAGCGGCATCTGAGCTGCATTAACCTTTTGTGGGAGCGAGCTTGCTCGCGATAGCGGTGGGCCAGCTTGCATCGAGGGCGTCTGTGCAGCCGTCATCGCGGGCAAGCCTGGCTCCCACAGAGATTTCGGTTGTTCGCAAGATTTGTGTTCGCCATCAATACCCTTGTGGGAGCGAGCCTGCTCGCGATAGCGATGGGTCAGCTTGCATCGAGGGTGTCTGTGCCGCCGTCATCGCGGGCAAGCCTGGCTCCCACAGAGATTCCGGCTGTTCGCAAGATTTGTGTTCGCCATCAATCCCCTTGTGGGAGCGAGCCTGCTCGCGATAGCGATGGGCCAGCTTGCATCGAGGGCGTCTGTGCAGCCGTCATCGCGGGCAAGCCTGGCTCCCACAGAGATTCCGGTTGTTCGCAAGATTTGTGTTCGCCATCAATCCCCTTGTGGGAGCGAGCCTGCTCGCGATAGCGGTGGGCCAGCTTGCATCGAGGGTGTCTGTGCCGCCGTCATCGCGAGCAGGCTCACTCCCACAGAGATTTTGGCTGTTCGCAAGATTTGTGTTCGCCATCAATCCCCTTGTGGGAGCGAGCCTGCTCGCGATAGCGGTGGGTCAGCTTGCATCGAGGGTGTCTGTGCCGCCGTCATCGCGAGCGGGCTCGCTCCCACAGAGATTCCGGTTGTTCGCAAGATTTGTGTTCGCCATCAATCCCCTTGTGGGAGCGAGCCTGCTCGCGATAGCGGTGGGCCAGCTTGCATCAATGGTGTTTGTGCCGCCGTCTTCGCGAGCAGGCTCGCTCCCACATGGGTTTTGCGGTGGTTATTGAGCCGGTTTATTCATGTGTGGACGACCGAACGTAGCCTGTCCCCGCTTTTGATCGTATGGTGCTCTGGAGTACAAACATGATGGAGCCCTATGTCTTTCAATCAATGGTTGTTCATCCTCCCGGCGCTGTTGGTCCTGGCTGGTTGCGGCAGTCGTCAGGTCCGGGAGCCTGAACGCCAGCCTGCCGAGGTCAAGGCGCAGATCGTGCGGTTGTTGCCGGCCAGGACCGTGGATCGCAAAGGTTGGGCCACGGATATCTATGTTGCGTTTGCCGCGCAGCAGATCCCGCCTACGACGCAGAATATCTGTTCGGTGCTGGCTGTCGCTGAGCAAGAGTCGACGTTCCAGGCCGATCCCACGGTGCCGGGACTGGGCAAGATTGCCCGGCAGGAGATCGACCACCGTGCGGCGAAGCTGCATATCCCCGAAATTCTGGTCAGCGCGGCGCTTCAGGTACGTTCATCCAATGGCAAGAGCTACAGCGACCGGCTTGCCGCGGTGCGCAGCGAGAAGGAGCTGAGCGGCATTTTCGATGATTTCATTGGCATGGTGCCGCTGGGTAAAACGCTGTTCGACGGCTTCAACCCGGTGCACACCGGCGGGCCGATGCAGGTCAGTATCGCCTTCGCCCAGGCCAATGCCCGAAATTATCCCTATACGGTGGAGGGTTCGATTCGCCAGGAAGTGTTCAGCCGTCGCGGGGGGATGTACTTCGGCATTGCGCATTTGTTGGGGTATCCGGTGAGTTACACCGAGCCGCTGTATCGCTTCGCCGATTTCAATGCCGGTTGGTACGCCAGCCGCAACGCGGCCTTCCAACATGCAGTGAGTCGTGCCTCAGGCATTTCCCTGGCACTCGACGGTGACCTGATCCTGCATGACTCCATCATGCCCGGCAGCACGGAATTGGCGGTGCGCACGCTGGGGAAATCCTTGGGAATGCGCAACCCGACGATTCGCGATCAGTTGGAGCTGGGCGACAGCCTGGCGTTCGAGGACAGCAAACTCTACAAGCGCGTTTTTGAACTGGCCGAAAAGGCCGAGGGTAAGCCGTTACCCCGCGCTGTGTTGCCGGGGATTGTGCTCAAGAGCCCGAAAATCACCCGCAAGCTGACCACCGCATGGTTTGCCAAGCGCGTGGATGAGCGCTATCAGCGGTGCATGGCGCGATCGGCGGGACGGTAGCGATCAGCGACCATGAAAAAAGCCCGGTGGATAAGACCGGGCTTTTGTCGGGCAGAGCAGGGCGGCAAGTCATGCGCGGTTCTGGGTCAAGCGATCGGAACCACCTTCAGCGACGCGGTTTTCGATCAGGCGATCGGAACCACCTTCAGCGACGCGGTTTTCGATCAGGCGATCGGAACCACCTTCAGCGACGCGGTTTTCGATCAGGCGATCGGAACCACCTTCAGCGACGCGGTTTTCGATCAGGCGATCGGAACCACCTTCAGCGACGCGGTTTTCGATCAGGCGATCGGAACCACCTTCAGCGACGCGGTTTTCAATCAAACGATCGGAACCACCTTCAGCGACGCGGTTTTCGATCAAACGATCGGAACCACCTTCAGCGACGCGATTCTCGATCAGGCGATCGGAACCACCTTCAGCGACGCGGTTTTCAATCAAACGATCGGAACCACCTTCAGCGACGCGATTCTCGATCAAGCGATCGGAGCCACCTTCAGCGACGCGGTTCTGGTTCAGGCGATCCGAACCGCCTTCGGCAACGCGATTTTCAATCAGTCGATCCGAGCCACCTTCGGCGATGACCGTATGGGAAGAAGCGGCGAATACGTTGGCTGCCAGAACCGAGAAAGCGAGGCTGAGGATGATTTGGCGTTTCATGATGGTGTGCTCCGGGGATGCAGTGGGTTTGTGTGGGGCTATTGTTGCGTCGGGCAGTCATCATGAGAACTTCATTGACGTGATGATGAACATCGACGGCAGTGATAGCTGGTCGATGTGCAGGTCGTCCATGGAGTGGAACATCGGGCGTGCGCAGGGTTCTATCGACTGTACCTTCCCGGGAGGCAGGCTTATGTATCAGTTATTCGGCTACCGGCAATCCGGTTCTTCGGCGGTGGAGATCGCCTTGTGTCTATGTGGTGTGCCGTATCGCCGGGTCGATGCCTATTCGACCGAAGACAATGACGCGGCCAAGGCACTCGAGGCGTTGAATCCTCAGAAACAGGTTCCGACCTTGCAGATGCCGGACGGCTCGGTGCTGACTGAAGCCGCGGCCATCCTGATCCACCTCGGGCTGACCTATCCGGAATCGAAGTTGCTGCCCGACGACCCGGCCCAGCGTGCGCAAGCCATACGGGGCCTGGTCTACATTGCCGCCAATTGCTACACGCCCATCGGTATCATCGATTTTCCGGAGCGCTGGCTGGCCGAGGCGGATGAGGCGACCCGGCAGCAATTGGTCTCGGGCACGAAGCAGCGCTTGTATCGCAACTGGGCGTTGTTTGCCGATCAGTTTCCGGCGCAGCCCTTCTTCAGCGGCGCTGAACCGGGAGCGCTGGATATTCTGGCTGCGGTGATTACCAAGTGGGCCGGAACGCGTGAGGCGATGCTCAGTGCGCGACCGCAATTCCATGCCGTGCTGGAGTGCATCGACCAGCATCCGCGTGTGGCCCCGGTGCTGTCACTGCATTGGCCTTCGTAGGCGTGCCCGAAAGGTCATGGACATGCCTTTCGAGTGGCAGCCTGGGCGACGAGGTCGACGAGCTGCCGGACATTATTCTGGTGGGCCATCACCACCTCGTCGAGGCTGTTTCCGGCAGACGTCTGCAGGTGGCTGCGGCAAGTGAAGGCGTGGGCTTCGTCGCTGAGGTTGCGCAGGCGCCATTGCACGTCCATGCGGGCGTACTGGCCTGGGACCGAATCGAAGCGCTGTACGTCTACCCGCAGTAACACCCTGGGCGCGCCGGGATTGCTCAGTTGTTCTTCCAGGCTGCTACGCAGCTCATCCGCCAGGCTCGCGCCCCACCATTCGGTCTCTAGGATTGCCAATCCGCTGTTGCCTTGGCGAATGACCATCTGGGGACGATCCACCTGAGGCGGGACACTGACCTGCTCGATCCGGATGTCGATGCTGGAGAGGGGGGTACCCGTCGGTTGGACCGGGCTCAGGGTGTGGTAATGAATCGGATCGCTGCGGCAGGCGCCAAGCAGCAGCGCCACGGCGACCAGGGTCAGTTTCAGCATCGGCGGCATGGCGCGTGCTCCTGTGATCATTCTTTCACCGGGAATGTGAGAGGGGCGTCCTTGGGGCGCCCGCGTAGCAGCGATTCGGGATGACGGCTCAAGTAGTCGGACAGTTCACGCAGCGAGCGCGACATGCGCCCGAGGTCGTCGAGGGTCTGGGTCAACTGTTCGCGCTGTGGCGAGTCTTCGGCCAGCGTGGCATTGGCCGATTGCAGGGTCTTGCTGACGTCTTGCAAGGTGTTCTGCACGCCTGGCAGGGTCTTGCCGTTGAATTGCTTCAAGCCTTTGCGCAACTCTACGAGGTTGCCATCCAGGTTGCTGGCGATGCTTTCCAGCGGCAGCTTGTTGATCCGCTCGACCACCGACTGCAGTTGTTCCTGCAACTGTTGCAGGCTGCCGGGGATGGTCGGGATGCGGACGGGGCGAGCGCTGGGGTCGAAAGCGACTTTTTCAGCCTTGGGGTAGAAGTCCAGGGAAATGTATAACTGCCCGGTCAGCAGACTGCCGCTGCGGGCCTGGGCGCGCAGGCCACGTTCGACGAAACTGCCGATCAGGCGGGCCGAGGCGGCTTCGTCTTCGGGGTCGTGATTAAGCGTCTTGAGCAGTTTCTCGTGGGCTTTGCCCAGGCGCTGGGGATAGATCACCACGCCGACGTTAACTGGAAAACTGCGTTGTTTCTCGTCGAAATCCAGGTTGATGGCAACGACCCTGCCGACTTCCACACCGAGGAATTCCACCGGCGCGTCGACCTTCAAACCCCGCAGCGCCTGGTCGAAACGCAGCGCCAGGTACTGCGCCTTGCCACTGGGCGGCGCCAGGGCGCTTTGCTGGTTGGCGAACAGTTCGTAGTTCTTGTCTTCGGCCGCCGGTGTGTCGTTGGGGCTGTATTCCGGTGCCCTGAAGGCGATGCCGCCGACCAGCAATGCCGAGAGCGACTCGGTCCTGACCGCGAAGCCATTGGCGCCGACATTCAGGTCCACGCCACTGACGTTCCAGAATCGGGTGTTTTCGGTGACATAGGCATCGTTCGGTGCGTTGATGAACACTTCGATATTGACGCCCTTGCCGTCGGCGTCCAGCCCGTAGGACACCACCTGGCCCACCGGGATCTTGCGCAGGTACACCGGCGAGCCGATGTCCAGCGAACCGAGGTCCTGGGAGTGCAGGGTAAAGCGCTTGCCCGGTTCGCCGTAGGTGATCGGCGGCGGTGCCTCGAGGCCGGTGAACGACTTGGCGCGTACTTTCGAGTGCCCGGCGTCGGCCCCGATGAAGTCCCCGGACAGCAATGTGTCGATCCCGGAAATGCCGCCAGCACCGATGCGCGGCCGGACCACCCAGAACACCGAATCTTCGTGGGTGAACGTATCGGCGTTCTTGGCCAGCTTGACCGTGGCGGTGACGTTCTTCTGGTCGTCGCTCAACTGCACGTCCGTGACCTGGCCGATCACCACGTTACGGTATTTCACCGCGGTCTTGTTGGCGGTCAGGCCTTCGCCAGTCTTGAAGGTAATGGTGATGGTCGGGCCTTCCTGCAGCCAGTTGTGGATCACCAGGGACAGGCCCACCAGCACCGCGATGATCGGCACGACCCACACCAGCGACACCGACCAGCGACGACTGGTGACGTGGGCGCGACCCGGCGTGGGTTGTTGCCCGTCAGTGGCTTGCGATTTCATCCATGGCCTCCTCCGATGGTGATGGGGTATCCCAGATCAGCCGTGGATCGAAACTCATGGCCGACAACATGGTGAACAGTACGACGAGGCCGAAGAACAGGATTCCCGGTCGCGGTTCGATATCGCTCAGTGCCTGGAACTTCACCAGCGCCGCCACCAGGGCCACCACCAACACGTCGAGCATCGACCAGTAGCCGATGACTTCCACCAGCCGGTACAGCTTGGCCCGCTGGAGCTG belongs to Pseudomonas sp. B21-028 and includes:
- a CDS encoding PhzF family phenazine biosynthesis protein, with the protein product MSTATTRRFDFKQLDVFSDVPLKGNPLAVVLGADGLSDEQMIAFANWTNLSETTFLLAPQHPEADYRVRIFSTSTELPFAGHPTLGSCHAWLEAGGMPKGREIVQECGVGLVRIRRNEHGLAFLAPPLLKSGPLDVDLLERVRSGLRLPAEAIVDAQWVDNGAGWLALMLKDRQQVLALKPDYHQLLDLAVGVIAPWNPDVDGDEAQFEVRGFIAGDGMPEDPATGSLNAGLAQWMLGKGLAPSSYVVSQGLTMGRAGRIHVERIAEDVWIGGAVVTCINGSLSL
- the hemB gene encoding porphobilinogen synthase, with amino-acid sequence MSSQFPEARPRRLRRNASLRGLFQETEFTLNDLVLPIFVEEEIDDFVPIKSMPGVVRIPESKLAGEIERYARAGIKAVMTFGVSHHLDSDGSDTWNERGLVSRMAAICKDAVPEMIVMSDTCFCEYTDHGHCGVLHGHEVDNDRTLFNLGRQAVAAARAGADVIAPSAAMDGQVQAIRKALDGAGFSQTAIMAYSTKFASALYGPFREAGGSALKGDRKSYQMNPMNRREALRESLLDEQEGADALMVKPAGAYLDIIRDIRQASNLPLSAYQVSGEYAMIKFAAQAGAIDEARVVRESLGAIKRAGADLIFTYFAMDLASSGI
- a CDS encoding DUF1615 domain-containing protein, producing the protein MSFNQWLFILPALLVLAGCGSRQVREPERQPAEVKAQIVRLLPARTVDRKGWATDIYVAFAAQQIPPTTQNICSVLAVAEQESTFQADPTVPGLGKIARQEIDHRAAKLHIPEILVSAALQVRSSNGKSYSDRLAAVRSEKELSGIFDDFIGMVPLGKTLFDGFNPVHTGGPMQVSIAFAQANARNYPYTVEGSIRQEVFSRRGGMYFGIAHLLGYPVSYTEPLYRFADFNAGWYASRNAAFQHAVSRASGISLALDGDLILHDSIMPGSTELAVRTLGKSLGMRNPTIRDQLELGDSLAFEDSKLYKRVFELAEKAEGKPLPRAVLPGIVLKSPKITRKLTTAWFAKRVDERYQRCMARSAGR
- a CDS encoding pentapeptide repeat-containing protein codes for the protein MKKARWIRPGFCRAEQGGKSCAVLGQAIGTTFSDAVFDQAIGTTFSDAVFDQAIGTTFSDAVFDQAIGTTFSDAVFDQAIGTTFSDAVFDQAIGTTFSDAVFNQTIGTTFSDAVFDQTIGTTFSDAILDQAIGTTFSDAVFNQTIGTTFSDAILDQAIGATFSDAVLVQAIRTAFGNAIFNQSIRATFGDDRMGRSGEYVGCQNRESEAEDDLAFHDGVLRGCSGFVWGYCCVGQSS
- a CDS encoding glutathione S-transferase family protein — protein: MYQLFGYRQSGSSAVEIALCLCGVPYRRVDAYSTEDNDAAKALEALNPQKQVPTLQMPDGSVLTEAAAILIHLGLTYPESKLLPDDPAQRAQAIRGLVYIAANCYTPIGIIDFPERWLAEADEATRQQLVSGTKQRLYRNWALFADQFPAQPFFSGAEPGALDILAAVITKWAGTREAMLSARPQFHAVLECIDQHPRVAPVLSLHWPS
- a CDS encoding membrane integrity-associated transporter subunit PqiC, yielding MPPMLKLTLVAVALLLGACRSDPIHYHTLSPVQPTGTPLSSIDIRIEQVSVPPQVDRPQMVIRQGNSGLAILETEWWGASLADELRSSLEEQLSNPGAPRVLLRVDVQRFDSVPGQYARMDVQWRLRNLSDEAHAFTCRSHLQTSAGNSLDEVVMAHQNNVRQLVDLVAQAATRKACP
- a CDS encoding intermembrane transport protein PqiB; this translates as MKSQATDGQQPTPGRAHVTSRRWSVSLVWVVPIIAVLVGLSLVIHNWLQEGPTITITFKTGEGLTANKTAVKYRNVVIGQVTDVQLSDDQKNVTATVKLAKNADTFTHEDSVFWVVRPRIGAGGISGIDTLLSGDFIGADAGHSKVRAKSFTGLEAPPPITYGEPGKRFTLHSQDLGSLDIGSPVYLRKIPVGQVVSYGLDADGKGVNIEVFINAPNDAYVTENTRFWNVSGVDLNVGANGFAVRTESLSALLVGGIAFRAPEYSPNDTPAAEDKNYELFANQQSALAPPSGKAQYLALRFDQALRGLKVDAPVEFLGVEVGRVVAINLDFDEKQRSFPVNVGVVIYPQRLGKAHEKLLKTLNHDPEDEAASARLIGSFVERGLRAQARSGSLLTGQLYISLDFYPKAEKVAFDPSARPVRIPTIPGSLQQLQEQLQSVVERINKLPLESIASNLDGNLVELRKGLKQFNGKTLPGVQNTLQDVSKTLQSANATLAEDSPQREQLTQTLDDLGRMSRSLRELSDYLSRHPESLLRGRPKDAPLTFPVKE